From a region of the Nitrospira sp. genome:
- a CDS encoding BrnT family toxin, with protein MSTKRLSDLEGFNWDEANLEKNWHKHQVTPWECEQVFFNAPLVVADDVAHSAIEPRYYVLGQTDAERRLFIVFTIRKRRIRVISARDMSTKERKLYHEETKKKTDL; from the coding sequence ATGTCAACGAAGCGGCTGTCAGATCTGGAAGGATTCAACTGGGACGAGGCCAATCTCGAAAAGAACTGGCACAAACATCAGGTCACTCCGTGGGAATGCGAACAGGTATTTTTCAATGCCCCGCTGGTGGTCGCTGATGATGTCGCCCATTCGGCAATCGAACCTCGCTACTATGTACTCGGCCAAACCGATGCAGAACGTCGCCTCTTCATCGTCTTTACAATTCGGAAGCGACGGATCCGGGTGATTTCAGCAAGAGACATGAGCACGAAGGAGCGAAAGCTGTACCATGAAGAAACTAAAAAAAAGACCGACCTTTAA
- a CDS encoding BrnA antitoxin family protein codes for MKKLKKRPTFKNDREEAAFWDTHDSTEYVDYSRAQRTIFPRLKPSTETISLRLPKSLLDQLKTLANKRDVPYQTLLKLFVLERVQAELQPKSARAS; via the coding sequence ATGAAGAAACTAAAAAAAAGACCGACCTTTAAGAATGATCGGGAAGAAGCGGCTTTTTGGGACACGCACGATTCGACTGAGTACGTGGACTACAGTCGCGCACAGCGAACAATCTTCCCGCGTCTGAAGCCTTCTACTGAAACGATTTCTCTTCGGCTACCAAAATCCTTGCTGGACCAGTTGAAGACATTGGCCAATAAACGCGACGTGCCCTATCAGACCCTTCTCAAGCTCTTCGTCCTCGAACGAGTCCAGGCTGAGCTCCAGCCAAAATCCGCCAGGGCATCATAA
- a CDS encoding transglycosylase SLT domain-containing protein, with protein sequence MLRIVITVGLLMGCWLGANWTYHALKKPTEVFFPLHNTLNKSPHETWRQYGSLFLKHATPSVAPELLAALAQVEGAGNPIARTYWRWRWSWNPFEWYRPASSAVGMYQMTDGTFQTAKRYCVHDHAVVQDGPWHDLRSCWFNSLYSRVLPSHAIELTAASLDRDIASALMLRRGAPAGSRQRQDLAAVIHLCGAGAGRDFAARGFHLTPHQQCGDHDVATYLGQVRGLTQRFAKLARGAQGPTTLVRAR encoded by the coding sequence GTGCTCCGGATCGTCATCACCGTGGGACTCCTGATGGGATGTTGGCTTGGCGCCAACTGGACCTACCATGCGCTCAAGAAACCAACCGAAGTGTTCTTTCCCCTCCATAACACGTTGAACAAGAGCCCACACGAAACCTGGCGACAGTACGGTTCACTGTTCCTGAAACATGCGACACCGTCCGTTGCGCCTGAACTTCTTGCGGCGCTGGCGCAGGTGGAAGGCGCCGGCAATCCTATCGCGCGGACCTACTGGCGGTGGCGCTGGTCGTGGAATCCGTTTGAATGGTATCGCCCGGCCTCCAGCGCCGTGGGGATGTACCAGATGACCGATGGCACGTTCCAGACCGCCAAACGTTATTGCGTCCATGACCATGCCGTCGTGCAGGATGGGCCTTGGCACGATCTGCGCTCCTGCTGGTTCAACAGCCTGTATAGCCGCGTGTTGCCAAGCCACGCGATCGAACTGACGGCAGCCTCCCTCGATCGCGACATCGCCTCGGCGCTCATGCTTCGCCGTGGGGCGCCTGCCGGTTCGCGACAACGGCAGGACCTCGCCGCGGTCATCCATCTGTGCGGAGCCGGGGCCGGGCGGGATTTTGCTGCCAGGGGATTCCATCTCACACCTCACCAGCAATGTGGCGACCATGATGTCGCGACCTATCTCGGCCAGGTGCGCGGACTCACGCAGCGGTTTGCCAAGCTGGCAAGGGGCGCGCAGGGCCCAACCACGCTGGTGAGGGCCCGTTGA
- a CDS encoding DUF3943 domain-containing protein yields MSEAEQGPRVEMVGPPASGEQAAPSHRLDWESGRGRSYVIPAAEVLTYIFLLNQYDRHFVEPREAYRTSGSTIHQHLTDSKWVIDNDQFKVNQFLHPYGGSVYYGLARSSGLSFWESFLYSTAGSFVWEIAGERTNPSINDMIATPIGGSLLGEALFRMASLVLETDDGRPGFFREVAAAVISPPTGFNRLVFGSRFDAVFPSYKPATFFRLEAGGTLTSSSHNVSSSVREHGAVGDLTLTYGLPGKRGYQYARPFDYFDFHVTAVTANTLESLNTRGLLAGTTYASGDQTRGLWGLFGSYDYISPQVFRVSSTALSLGTVWQTWLSDGIALQGTALGGGGYGAAGSIKRREERDYHYGLTPQALLAIRLIFGNRAMIDFTGREYYVSRVLSQEGNGQENIMRGDAAFTLRLFDRHGIALRYAVAQRNASYPNVEYRDQTVSTVSLMYVLLGASGFGAVDWR; encoded by the coding sequence GTGTCGGAGGCCGAGCAGGGCCCTCGCGTTGAGATGGTTGGACCGCCGGCCTCGGGCGAGCAGGCTGCCCCTTCGCACCGTCTTGATTGGGAGAGCGGCCGCGGGCGCAGCTATGTCATCCCTGCCGCCGAGGTCCTGACGTACATCTTCCTCTTGAACCAATACGATCGCCATTTCGTCGAACCGCGGGAGGCTTATCGAACCAGCGGCAGCACCATTCATCAGCATCTCACCGACTCGAAGTGGGTCATCGATAACGATCAGTTCAAGGTCAACCAGTTCCTCCACCCGTATGGCGGCAGCGTGTATTACGGACTCGCTCGTTCATCCGGCCTTTCCTTTTGGGAATCCTTTCTCTACAGCACGGCGGGCAGCTTTGTGTGGGAGATCGCAGGGGAACGGACGAATCCTTCGATCAACGACATGATCGCCACGCCGATCGGTGGCAGTCTCCTGGGAGAAGCCCTGTTCCGCATGGCGAGCCTGGTACTCGAAACTGACGACGGACGCCCGGGGTTCTTTCGCGAAGTGGCCGCCGCCGTTATTTCCCCGCCCACCGGATTTAACCGTCTCGTGTTCGGCAGCCGATTCGACGCGGTCTTTCCCAGCTACAAACCCGCCACGTTTTTCAGATTGGAGGCCGGCGGCACGCTCACCTCCAGCAGCCACAATGTCTCATCCAGCGTGCGCGAGCATGGTGCGGTCGGCGACCTGACGTTGACCTACGGCCTCCCGGGCAAACGGGGCTATCAGTACGCGCGGCCCTTCGACTATTTTGACTTCCACGTCACCGCCGTCACTGCCAACACGCTGGAAAGCTTGAATACCCGTGGGCTTCTGGCGGGAACCACGTATGCCTCGGGCGACCAGACCCGTGGCCTGTGGGGCCTATTCGGCAGTTATGACTATATTTCGCCACAGGTATTCAGGGTGTCGAGCACCGCGCTCTCGCTGGGGACCGTCTGGCAGACCTGGCTGTCCGACGGCATTGCGTTACAGGGAACTGCACTGGGCGGAGGAGGATATGGCGCGGCCGGCAGCATCAAACGCCGCGAGGAACGGGATTATCACTACGGCCTCACGCCGCAGGCGCTGCTCGCCATCCGGCTCATCTTCGGCAACCGGGCCATGATCGACTTCACCGGGCGGGAATACTATGTGAGTCGCGTGCTTTCCCAGGAAGGCAACGGCCAGGAGAACATCATGCGTGGCGACGCGGCGTTTACCCTGCGCCTGTTCGACCGGCACGGCATCGCGCTGCGTTATGCGGTGGCTCAGCGCAACGCCAGTTACCCGAATGTTGAATATCGCGATCAGACCGTGAGCACGGTCAGCTTGATGTACGTACTGCTTGGGGCATCGGGATTCGGGGCGGTGGACTGGCGTTGA
- a CDS encoding aldo/keto reductase, giving the protein MAPKHTHPTMWSTPLDRRQLLKRLGLTGSLLALGGPGHLAEALAGDTVPPGAATGDIPLRPLGKTGVNVSAMCFGGAHWGRNQDETEAIRILHEAIDAGMTFLDNAWEYNGGRSEELMGKGLQGKRQQVFLMTKVCSHGRDKKVAMQQLEESLRRLKTDYLDLWQIHEVVYEDDPDRHFVPHGAVDALLEAKQQGKVRFVGFTGHKHPKIHLKMLSHDFPFDTCQMPLNVFDGTYRSFEHEVLPVLNQRGIAPLGMKSLTGNAEPIKQGVVTPQEAIRYVLSLPIASLVSGIDSPQVLKQNLDIVRRFTPMTVTEMEGLRARVTLYAKDGRFELFKSTNRYDGPIGRAQHGMS; this is encoded by the coding sequence ATGGCGCCCAAGCATACACATCCGACCATGTGGTCCACGCCGCTTGACCGGCGTCAGCTCTTGAAGCGACTGGGTCTGACCGGTTCTCTCCTGGCCCTTGGCGGGCCCGGCCATCTGGCCGAGGCCTTGGCCGGAGATACGGTTCCTCCCGGAGCGGCAACCGGCGACATCCCGCTCCGCCCGCTCGGGAAGACCGGCGTGAACGTGTCGGCGATGTGTTTCGGCGGCGCGCATTGGGGCCGCAACCAGGACGAGACCGAAGCCATTCGCATTCTCCACGAAGCCATCGATGCCGGCATGACCTTCCTCGACAACGCCTGGGAATACAACGGTGGGCGCAGCGAGGAATTGATGGGGAAGGGCCTGCAGGGCAAGCGGCAGCAGGTCTTCCTCATGACCAAGGTCTGTTCGCATGGCCGCGACAAGAAGGTTGCCATGCAGCAATTGGAGGAATCACTGCGCCGTTTAAAGACCGACTATCTGGATCTCTGGCAGATCCACGAAGTGGTGTACGAAGACGACCCCGATCGGCACTTCGTCCCTCACGGCGCGGTGGATGCGTTGCTGGAGGCGAAGCAGCAGGGAAAAGTACGCTTCGTCGGTTTCACCGGCCACAAGCATCCGAAGATTCACCTCAAGATGCTGTCGCACGACTTTCCGTTCGACACCTGCCAGATGCCGTTGAACGTGTTCGACGGGACCTATCGCAGTTTTGAACATGAGGTGCTGCCGGTGCTGAACCAGCGCGGGATTGCCCCATTGGGCATGAAAAGTCTGACCGGCAATGCCGAGCCGATCAAACAGGGAGTCGTGACGCCGCAAGAGGCGATCCGGTATGTGCTGAGCCTGCCGATCGCCTCGTTGGTTAGCGGGATCGATTCACCGCAGGTCCTCAAGCAAAATCTCGACATCGTGCGCCGCTTCACTCCCATGACGGTGACCGAGATGGAAGGGTTGCGCGCGCGCGTGACTCTCTATGCGAAGGACGGCCGGTTCGAACTCTTTAAATCGACCAACCGCTATGACGGCCCGATCGGCCGCGCGCAGCATGGAATGTCCTGA
- a CDS encoding HAD family hydrolase encodes MAKPTVVVLFDVDNTLLDNDRIAVDLTQHLDEEIGTKGERQYWAIFEELREQLGYVDYLGALQRYRQAYPRDPHLLTLSRFLLNYPFAERVFPQAYEVVRQAAGWGRPVILSDGDVVFQPRKIDRSGLYEVVEGHVLIYIHKERELDDVEQRYPADHYVLVDDKLRILTAVKQYWGERVTTVFPRQGHYATDPEVLRTFPAADLSIDCIGDLLKIDQPSLLAAARRP; translated from the coding sequence ATGGCGAAACCAACGGTGGTCGTACTCTTTGATGTGGATAATACGCTGCTGGACAATGACCGGATCGCCGTCGATCTCACGCAGCACCTGGATGAAGAAATCGGCACCAAGGGGGAGCGGCAGTACTGGGCCATCTTCGAAGAGTTGCGGGAGCAACTGGGCTACGTCGACTATCTCGGCGCGCTGCAGCGCTATCGGCAGGCCTATCCGCGCGACCCGCATCTGCTCACGCTCTCACGGTTTCTGCTGAACTATCCCTTCGCCGAGCGGGTGTTTCCGCAGGCCTATGAGGTCGTGCGGCAGGCCGCAGGGTGGGGCAGGCCCGTGATTCTGTCAGACGGTGACGTGGTCTTTCAGCCTCGCAAGATCGATCGCTCCGGGCTGTATGAGGTGGTGGAGGGTCATGTCCTCATCTACATTCACAAGGAGCGGGAACTAGATGATGTCGAGCAACGGTATCCGGCCGACCACTATGTGCTGGTCGACGATAAGTTACGCATTCTCACGGCCGTGAAACAGTACTGGGGCGAACGGGTCACCACGGTGTTCCCACGCCAAGGACACTATGCCACCGACCCCGAGGTGCTGCGCACGTTTCCGGCCGCCGATCTCTCGATTGATTGTATCGGCGATCTGTTGAAAATTGATCAGCCGTCGTTGCTGGCGGCCGCGCGCCGGCCGTGA
- a CDS encoding phosphoketolase family protein, which yields MNQTKPVSQPLSPDMVERIHAYWRAANYLSVGQIYLYDNPLLKQPLKREHIKPRLLGHWGTTPGLNFIYVHLNRIIKERNLPVLYIAGPGHGGPGMVANVYLEGTYSEVYPNISQDEAGMQRLFKQFSFPGGIPSHVAPETPGSIHEGGELGYSLAHAYGAAFDHPELLVACVIGDGEAETGPLAGSWHGNKFVNPVRDGAVLPILHLNGYKIAGPTVLARMPPDELESLLIGYGHQPFFVEGDDPETMHRLMASTLDEIVATIAHIQQEARTKGFTTRPRWPMIVLRSPKGWTGPKEVDGKQTEGSFRSHQVPMGDMDKPEHVAQLEAWLKSYKPEELFDASGRLTPELASLAPKGERRMGAIACANGGGLLRDLHLPDFRQYAVPVVKPGADMAEATRVQGLFLRDILKQNPTNFRLFGPDETASNRWGAVFEVSDRCSMEQILPSDEHVAHDGRVMEILSEHLCQGWLEGYLLTGRHGFMNCYEAFIHIVDSMFNQHAKWLKTSREIPWRRPIASLNYLLTSHVWRQDHNGFSHQDPGFIDHVVNKKAEVIRVYLPPDANTLLSVTDHCLRSRDCVNVLVAGKQPAPQWLDMESAVLHCAAGIGIWEWASNDRGNDPDVVMACCGDVPTMETLAAVEILRSAQPNLKVRVVNVVDLMKLQPASEHPHGLPDKDFDALFTIDKPIIFAFHGYPWLIHRLTYRRTNHDNLHVRGYKEEGTTTTPFDMVVLNDLDRFHLVSDVVDRVPQLGARAAYLKQEMRDKRMQHKQYIQIHGTDLPEIRNWKWSGKR from the coding sequence ATGAACCAGACGAAGCCGGTCAGTCAACCACTGAGCCCCGACATGGTCGAGCGAATCCATGCCTACTGGCGCGCGGCGAATTATTTGTCCGTCGGGCAGATCTATTTGTATGACAATCCTTTACTCAAGCAGCCGCTAAAGCGTGAACATATCAAGCCGCGCCTGCTCGGCCATTGGGGGACGACGCCGGGACTGAACTTTATCTACGTCCATCTCAATCGCATCATCAAGGAGCGGAACCTGCCGGTGCTGTACATCGCGGGCCCAGGCCATGGCGGGCCTGGGATGGTTGCGAATGTCTATCTCGAGGGGACGTACAGTGAGGTCTATCCCAATATTTCCCAGGATGAGGCGGGAATGCAGCGCCTCTTCAAGCAATTCTCTTTTCCCGGTGGCATTCCGAGCCATGTCGCGCCGGAAACGCCGGGCTCCATTCATGAGGGCGGCGAGTTGGGGTATTCCTTGGCCCATGCGTACGGCGCCGCGTTCGATCATCCGGAGTTGCTCGTGGCCTGTGTGATCGGCGACGGAGAGGCGGAAACCGGTCCGCTGGCCGGGAGCTGGCATGGGAATAAGTTTGTGAATCCGGTGCGTGACGGCGCCGTGCTGCCGATTCTGCATCTGAATGGCTACAAAATTGCCGGCCCGACCGTGCTTGCTCGCATGCCGCCGGATGAACTGGAATCGCTGTTGATCGGGTACGGCCACCAGCCGTTTTTTGTGGAGGGCGACGATCCGGAGACCATGCATCGGCTCATGGCGTCCACGTTGGATGAGATCGTGGCGACCATCGCGCATATTCAACAGGAGGCCCGCACCAAGGGATTCACGACTCGACCGCGTTGGCCCATGATCGTCCTGCGGTCACCGAAGGGCTGGACCGGCCCCAAGGAAGTGGACGGCAAGCAGACGGAAGGCAGCTTCCGCTCCCATCAGGTTCCGATGGGAGATATGGACAAACCGGAGCATGTCGCGCAATTGGAAGCCTGGTTGAAGAGCTACAAGCCGGAGGAGTTGTTCGATGCGTCGGGACGGCTCACGCCGGAACTGGCGTCGCTTGCCCCGAAGGGGGAGCGGCGCATGGGGGCCATTGCCTGCGCCAATGGCGGCGGTCTGCTGCGCGATCTGCATCTGCCGGACTTTCGGCAATATGCCGTGCCGGTCGTCAAGCCCGGCGCCGACATGGCCGAAGCGACCAGGGTGCAGGGCCTCTTCCTCCGCGATATCCTGAAGCAGAATCCAACTAACTTCCGGTTATTCGGGCCGGACGAGACGGCCTCGAATCGGTGGGGGGCGGTGTTCGAGGTGTCCGACCGGTGTTCGATGGAACAAATTCTCCCGAGCGACGAACATGTGGCGCATGATGGGCGCGTGATGGAGATCTTGAGCGAGCATTTGTGTCAGGGTTGGCTCGAGGGCTATCTGTTGACCGGCCGCCATGGGTTTATGAATTGCTACGAGGCGTTCATTCATATTGTCGATTCCATGTTCAATCAACATGCGAAATGGTTGAAGACCTCTCGCGAAATTCCCTGGCGCCGGCCGATCGCCTCGCTCAATTATTTGCTGACCTCGCATGTGTGGCGGCAGGATCACAATGGATTCAGCCATCAAGATCCGGGATTCATCGACCACGTGGTGAATAAAAAAGCCGAAGTCATCCGTGTCTATCTGCCGCCGGATGCCAACACGTTGCTTTCGGTGACGGATCATTGCCTGCGGAGCCGGGATTGTGTGAACGTGCTGGTCGCGGGCAAGCAACCAGCGCCCCAATGGCTCGATATGGAATCCGCCGTCCTGCACTGCGCCGCCGGCATCGGGATTTGGGAATGGGCGAGCAACGATCGTGGGAACGATCCCGATGTGGTGATGGCCTGTTGCGGGGATGTGCCCACGATGGAGACGCTGGCGGCGGTGGAGATCTTGCGAAGTGCCCAGCCCAATCTCAAGGTGCGCGTGGTCAATGTCGTCGATCTGATGAAGCTGCAGCCGGCCAGCGAACATCCCCATGGCCTGCCCGACAAGGACTTCGACGCCCTGTTCACGATCGACAAGCCGATCATCTTCGCGTTTCACGGCTATCCCTGGTTGATTCACCGCCTGACCTACCGGCGGACCAACCATGACAATCTGCATGTGCGAGGTTACAAGGAGGAAGGGACGACCACGACGCCGTTCGACATGGTCGTGCTGAACGATTTGGACCGGTTCCATCTCGTGTCCGATGTGGTGGACCGCGTGCCGCAACTCGGCGCTCGCGCTGCCTATCTCAAACAGGAGATGCGTGACAAACGCATGCAGCACAAGCAGTACATCCAGATACACGGGACCGACCTGCCGGAGATCCGAAACTGGAAATGGAGTGGAAAGCGCTGA
- a CDS encoding acetate/propionate family kinase has translation MSQADRDASALLTVNAGSSSVKWALFRVGMPPIRTEAGRIERIGLPDGTITLMDPATGRETGRSVPVPNHAEAARLLIEHLTTSGTGEAIQAIGHRVVHGGSRYADPEVVSAEMIEALRRLSPYDPEHLPAELALIEACADQYPQARQVACFDTGFHQHLPPVARLMAIPRRYEKQGVRRYGFHGLSYAFLMEELERVAGREAARGKVILAHLGNGASMAAVRDGVSIDTSMGFTPASGLPMSTRSGDLDPGLVSYLARTEGLTADQFHHMVNTQSGLLGLSELSPDLRDLLAQERHDTRAADAVALLCYQGKKYLGAYAAALGGLDQLVFSGGIGEHAAVVRARMCEGLEFLGIHVDPVRNEANAPIISSRESRVTLRVIKTDEESQIARSLCRVLALNAGQ, from the coding sequence ATGTCCCAAGCCGATCGTGATGCCTCGGCCTTGCTCACCGTCAACGCCGGGTCATCCAGTGTGAAATGGGCGCTGTTTCGAGTGGGCATGCCGCCGATTCGCACGGAGGCAGGCCGCATCGAGCGCATCGGGCTTCCGGACGGCACCATCACGCTGATGGACCCTGCAACCGGTCGAGAGACCGGCCGCAGTGTTCCGGTGCCGAACCATGCGGAGGCTGCGCGATTGTTGATCGAGCACCTCACGACCAGCGGCACAGGCGAGGCCATTCAGGCCATTGGTCATCGGGTGGTCCATGGCGGAAGTCGCTATGCCGATCCCGAGGTGGTATCGGCGGAGATGATCGAGGCCTTGCGGCGGTTAAGTCCCTACGATCCGGAACATCTCCCGGCGGAACTTGCACTGATTGAGGCCTGTGCGGATCAGTATCCGCAGGCGCGACAGGTGGCCTGTTTCGATACGGGGTTTCACCAACATCTGCCGCCGGTGGCTCGATTGATGGCGATCCCGCGCCGGTACGAGAAACAGGGAGTTCGACGGTATGGATTCCACGGCTTGTCGTATGCCTTTCTCATGGAGGAATTGGAACGGGTGGCCGGACGAGAGGCCGCGCGCGGGAAGGTGATTCTCGCTCATCTGGGTAATGGCGCCAGCATGGCGGCCGTGCGGGATGGCGTCAGTATCGACACGAGCATGGGCTTCACGCCTGCCTCCGGTCTGCCGATGAGCACCAGGTCCGGCGACCTCGATCCGGGCCTCGTGTCCTATTTGGCCAGGACGGAAGGTCTGACGGCAGACCAATTCCACCATATGGTGAATACACAGTCAGGCCTCTTGGGGCTCTCGGAACTGAGCCCCGATCTCCGCGATCTGCTTGCGCAGGAACGCCACGATACGCGTGCGGCTGATGCGGTGGCCCTGTTGTGTTATCAGGGGAAAAAGTATCTCGGGGCCTATGCCGCGGCGTTGGGCGGTTTGGATCAACTTGTCTTCAGCGGTGGCATCGGCGAACATGCAGCGGTCGTGCGGGCGCGGATGTGCGAAGGCCTGGAGTTTCTCGGGATTCACGTGGATCCGGTGCGGAACGAGGCCAATGCACCGATCATTTCGAGCCGAGAGAGTCGTGTAACGCTGCGGGTGATCAAGACCGACGAAGAAAGTCAGATAGCCCGGTCGTTGTGCAGGGTGTTGGCGCTCAATGCCGGTCAATGA
- a CDS encoding DsbA family protein, whose protein sequence is MKQRIDRCVLFVVCSLASWWGAASLSAWSADPTGDPATGQILEQIIERYIRNHPEVIEQSLQALETRRAAEEQQRQKAAIATHQQELLHDPDSPVSGNRAGDITVVEFFDYRCGYCKRAASALTELQQQDGGVRVVYKDFPILGETSELAAKAALASHLQGKHQAFHEALLAAKDDLTKEQLFRIAQRIGLDVNQLDRDINRPEWQTVIERNRRLAKTLGISGTPAFIVGKELVPGALDVKMLQDLVAQGRGK, encoded by the coding sequence ATGAAACAACGCATTGATCGCTGTGTCCTGTTCGTCGTCTGTTCTCTCGCCTCATGGTGGGGCGCTGCATCCTTGAGCGCCTGGTCGGCGGACCCAACCGGAGATCCTGCCACCGGACAAATCTTGGAACAGATCATCGAGCGCTACATCCGCAACCATCCCGAGGTCATCGAACAATCCTTGCAGGCGTTGGAAACCAGACGGGCTGCAGAGGAGCAACAACGACAGAAGGCCGCGATCGCAACCCACCAGCAGGAGTTGCTTCACGATCCGGACTCCCCGGTCAGCGGGAACCGAGCCGGCGACATCACGGTCGTGGAGTTTTTTGATTATCGCTGCGGGTATTGCAAACGGGCTGCTTCAGCCTTGACGGAACTACAACAACAGGATGGCGGTGTCCGTGTGGTCTATAAGGACTTTCCGATTCTCGGCGAGACGTCAGAATTGGCTGCGAAAGCGGCGCTGGCCTCACATCTGCAAGGTAAGCACCAAGCATTCCACGAAGCTCTTCTGGCCGCGAAGGATGATCTCACAAAAGAACAGCTCTTTCGGATTGCCCAGCGGATAGGCTTGGACGTGAATCAGCTTGATAGAGATATCAATAGACCAGAATGGCAAACGGTAATCGAGCGTAACCGGCGCCTTGCGAAAACCCTTGGTATCAGTGGCACGCCCGCATTCATCGTCGGCAAGGAATTGGTACCAGGGGCGCTGGATGTGAAGATGCTACAAGACCTGGTCGCACAGGGACGAGGGAAGTAA